From the genome of Primulina eburnea isolate SZY01 chromosome 12, ASM2296580v1, whole genome shotgun sequence, one region includes:
- the LOC140807189 gene encoding uncharacterized protein produces MNKLEPSLEELVNMLVTFESTIKKEKPVLYVGSSSGTKTGPPGKGKKRSFQRPKKSVPLKRQTPSPVVAAAPAKAEKTVDICHHCKKPGHWRRNCREYLAQKGSGKGDGKK; encoded by the exons atgaacaagcttgagccaagccttgaagagttggtgaacatgcttgtgacctttgagtccacaatcaaaaaggagaagccggttctttatgtgggctcttcatctggcacgaagaccggtccacctgggaagggaaagaagcgttctttccagcgccccaagaagagcgtgcccttgaagaggcagactccgagtcccgtagtggcagccgcgccagccaaggctgagaagacagttgacatctgtcatcactgcaagaagcctggacattggaggcgtaactgcagggaatatcttgcgcagaagggttctggcaaag gtgatgggaagaagtag